The Homalodisca vitripennis isolate AUS2020 unplaced genomic scaffold, UT_GWSS_2.1 ScUCBcl_1889;HRSCAF=6077, whole genome shotgun sequence genome contains a region encoding:
- the LOC124371712 gene encoding uncharacterized protein LOC124371712, producing MMQRGKLMVELAEKRLSVINVTLPAANEVSVAENLEEDVPLTASISVPTVATVNLPTMKETRHRFGLADNIEHGEPDVAAAKEGIPVPVEVGSSPLIDLEEVDEQAVEIPLSYKKEKLRGTNQESARPSRNKKSIGREKVQKILQQTDDSINDPLFSSDSDVL from the exons ATGATGCAAAGGGGAAAATTGATGGTCGAACTAGCAGAAAAAAGACTGTCTGTTATAAATGTGACCCTACCAGCTGCAAATGAAGTGAGCGTTGCTGAAAACTTAGAGGAAG ATGTGCCTCTCACTGCAAGTATATCTGTCCCTACTGTTGCGACTGTGAACCTTCCGACTATGAAAGAAACAAGACATCGGTTTGGCTTGGCTGATAATATAGAGCATG GTGAACCAGACGTGGCTGCTGCTAAAGAGGGAATACCAGTGCCGGTTGAAGTTGGCAGTTCTCCTCTTATTGATTTAGAGGAAGTCGACGAACAAGCAGTTGAAATACCTCTTTCGTACAAGAAAGAGAAACTCAGAGGAACCAACCAAGAATCTGCTAGACCTAGccgaaataaaaaatcaataggGAGAGAAAAAGTTcagaaaattttacaacaaactgaTGATAGTATAAATGATCCCTTATTTTCTTCTGATTCAGATGTTTTATGA